In one window of Oryza sativa Japonica Group chromosome 9, ASM3414082v1 DNA:
- the LOC136351092 gene encoding uncharacterized protein has protein sequence MGDGRSRWTDMEVRVFLESCLEEMAAFTITSNSPKPQAWQNLIHKMYTKCKKKVNKAQLEYIWGQCKKRYNRWVWLESHASGLGRDPHTSAIVADDEWWESKNAQNKGVLSFRNDPLKHIDLHHAVFSGRTVVGNHSAVAGAAPQAPQGAVQWQTIDMAQLAAAYRPPPPTPPPTAADRGKGKRLAANTTASGSSSKKSRSDSAGLALERIADIRQQSYQSRVAQMEAEKSMGLDACMELVENDGHEIGGSVWYAACALFRDPLTCKCFVRLKDAARRLEFIRTGGTGQSSGGT, from the exons ATGGGCGATGGCCGTAGCCGGTGGACCGATATGGAGGTTCGTGTGTTTCTTGAGAGCTGCTTGGAGGAGATGGCAGCGTTCACCATCACCTCCAACTCCCCCAAGCCGCAGGCATGGCAGAACCTAATACACAAGATGTACACCAAGTGCAAGAAGAAGGTGAACAAGGCTCAATTGGAGTACATTTGGGGGCAGTGTAAGAAGCGGTACAACAGGTGGGTGTGGCTAGAATCGCATGCAAGCGGGCTGGGTCGTGATCCCCATACATCAGCCATTGTTGCCGATGATGAGTGGTGGGAAAGCAAGAATGCG CAAAATAAAGGTGTCTTAAGCTTCAGGAATGATCCTCTGAAGCACATTGACCTTCACCACGCGGTATTCAGTGGGCGCACAGTTGTCGGAAACCACTCCGCCGTCGCAGGGGCAGCCCCACAGGCACCGCAAGGAGCAGTTCAGTGGCAGACCATCGACATGGCGCAGCTCGCTGCTGCTTATAGACCACCACCTCCAACTCCACCCCCAACGGCAGCAGACCGGGGCAAGGGAAAGAGGCTAGCAGCAAACACTACTGCCTCAGGGAGTTCTTCCAAGAAGTCCCGAAGCGACTCCGCTGGACTGGCTTTGGAGAGGATTGCGGACATCCGACAGCAGAGCTACCAGAGTCGTGTTGCTCAGATGGAAGCAGAGAAGTCTATGGGCCTTGATGCGTGCATGGAGTTGGTGGAAAATGATGGCCATGAAATTGGAGGAAGTGTGTGGTATGCTGCTTGTGCGCTATTCCGTGACCCATTGACCTGCAAATGCTTTGTTCGACTCAAGGACGCTGCTAGGCGCTTGGAATTTATACGCACTGGTGGTACTGGACAGTCATCTGGTGGCACCTAG